Proteins encoded together in one Mycobacterium noviomagense window:
- a CDS encoding J domain-containing protein, giving the protein MTDPYAVLGVSPSASQDEITHAYRRELRAHHPDVRSAQPSSADDERLRQILAAYALLRDPRRRSDYDRTYAVEESPPPAPVTVTHIGYPDDRPPLWAGPVRWHR; this is encoded by the coding sequence ATGACGGACCCATACGCGGTGCTCGGTGTATCGCCGAGCGCTAGTCAAGACGAAATCACGCACGCCTACCGGCGGGAATTGCGTGCGCATCACCCCGATGTGCGCTCGGCGCAACCGAGTTCAGCTGACGATGAGCGGCTGCGCCAAATCCTGGCCGCCTACGCGTTGTTGCGTGACCCGCGTCGCCGCTCGGACTACGACCGCACCTATGCCGTCGAGGAAAGCCCTCCTCCGGCGCCGGTGACGGTCACCCATATCGGCTACCCCGACGATCGGCCGCCATTGTGGGCGGGGCCGGTCCGCTGGCATCGCTGA
- a CDS encoding Hsp20/alpha crystallin family protein, producing MVLMRTDPFRDLDRWTQQVLGTAARPAVMPMDAWREGDKFIVEFDLPGVNTDSLDLDVERNVLTVRAERPDLDQNREMVSAERPRGVFSRQLFLGENLDTDRIEASYHDGVLRLAIPVAEKAKPRRIEINRDAERTAIKA from the coding sequence ATGGTTTTGATGCGCACAGACCCGTTCCGGGATCTCGACCGCTGGACTCAGCAGGTGCTCGGTACGGCGGCCCGGCCCGCGGTCATGCCGATGGACGCCTGGCGTGAGGGTGACAAGTTCATCGTGGAGTTCGATCTGCCTGGCGTGAACACGGATTCGCTCGACCTCGACGTGGAACGCAACGTGCTGACCGTCCGTGCCGAGCGACCCGACCTCGACCAGAACCGGGAGATGGTGTCGGCTGAGCGGCCACGAGGGGTGTTCAGCCGTCAGCTATTCCTTGGCGAGAACCTCGACACCGACAGAATCGAGGCCAGCTACCACGACGGGGTATTGCGGCTCGCCATCCCGGTGGCCGAGAAGGCAAAGCCCCGCCGCATCGAGATCAACCGCGACGCCGAGCGCACGGCGATCAAGGCCTGA
- a CDS encoding ATP-dependent helicase, translated as MDRWDVEARVALHPGLRGRLRVLGGPGTGKSSLLVDAAVAHIAAGIDPESVLLLTGSGRVGIRTRSALTAALLRSRADGRQPAVTREPLVRTVHSYAFAVLRLAAQRAGDAPPRLVTNAEQDAIIRELLAGDIADGPAAMVNWPAQLRPALGTGGFAAELRDLLARCAERGVDAVQLRRLGRLHGRPEWVAAGQFAQQYEQVMLLRAAVGTAAPQARVPALGAAELVGAALDAFAADPQLLAAERARVRLLLVDDAQQLDPQAAQLVRMLAAGADLALIAGDPSQAVFGFRGADPAALLADDSPSVRLTVSKRCAPAVAGAITAIARRLPAGVGGTVTGSAADSGSVAVQLAASPHAEATIIADTLRRAHLIDGVPWSQMAVIVRSVSRVAATLPHALARAGVPVAMPSIGGSLPEQPAARALLTVLAATADGLDASQAMTLLTGPIGRVDPVSLRALRRALRRGGSESDFGDLLVTALTSDEPLRLSAVQARPLRRVRSVLGAAARCHRAGQDPCYTLWAAWHRSGLQRRWLTAIERGGPAGAQAARDLDAVTALFDVTGEYVSRTAGASLRGLVDHVCGLQLPAARREPGAPAEQVSVLSAHAALGHEWDLVVIAGLQDGLWPNTIPRGGVLATQRLLDVIDGIGQDVSIWAPLLADERRLLVAAMGRARRRLVVTAVDAEAGDVAAAADSELPSPFFFEVAQCATDDLDLTPATSPRLLSASAVVGRLRGVVCAPDGAVDEVERASAARQLARLAKAGVPGADPVQWYGLIPVSTEQPLCSGDDHVVTLTPSSLQTLADCPLRWLAERHGGTGPRDLGATIGSLLHALIAEPGGSDAQLLAELERAWQHLPFESPWYSANELTRHRAMVETFLAWRAQSRRELTEVGVEVDVDGVIETEGGARVRLRGRVDRIERDAAGRLVIVDVKTGKTPVSKDDAQRHAQLAMYQLAIAEGLVAQGDEPGGARLVYLGRSGPNGATEREQDSLTPTTREDWRKLVHEAAAATAGPRFIARINDGCTHCPIRPSCPAHLGSPQ; from the coding sequence ATGGATCGCTGGGATGTTGAGGCTCGGGTGGCGTTGCATCCTGGCCTGCGTGGGCGGTTGCGTGTGCTCGGCGGCCCGGGAACCGGCAAGAGCAGTCTGCTGGTCGATGCCGCGGTAGCGCACATCGCCGCTGGGATCGATCCGGAATCTGTTCTGCTGCTTACCGGTTCGGGTCGAGTCGGAATCCGTACGCGCAGTGCATTGACGGCCGCGTTGTTGCGCTCGCGCGCGGATGGCCGGCAACCGGCGGTGACCCGCGAGCCATTGGTGCGCACCGTGCACAGCTATGCGTTTGCGGTGCTGCGGCTCGCCGCCCAGCGGGCCGGTGATGCACCGCCGCGGCTGGTCACCAATGCCGAACAGGACGCGATCATCCGGGAACTGCTGGCCGGTGACATCGCCGACGGGCCGGCAGCAATGGTCAACTGGCCGGCGCAGTTACGCCCGGCGTTGGGCACGGGCGGGTTCGCGGCTGAGCTTCGCGATCTACTGGCTCGGTGCGCCGAACGCGGAGTCGATGCAGTGCAACTGCGGCGGCTGGGCCGGCTGCACGGGCGCCCGGAATGGGTGGCCGCCGGCCAATTCGCGCAACAATACGAGCAGGTGATGCTGCTGCGCGCCGCGGTCGGCACAGCCGCCCCGCAAGCGAGGGTTCCGGCGCTGGGTGCAGCCGAACTGGTCGGAGCGGCCCTGGACGCGTTCGCCGCCGACCCGCAGCTGCTGGCCGCTGAACGCGCCCGGGTTCGGCTGCTGCTGGTCGACGACGCCCAGCAGCTCGACCCGCAGGCGGCTCAGCTGGTTCGAATGCTTGCTGCGGGTGCGGATCTCGCGTTGATCGCGGGGGATCCCAGCCAGGCGGTGTTCGGTTTTCGCGGTGCCGATCCGGCCGCATTGTTGGCCGACGATTCGCCGTCGGTGAGGTTGACGGTGTCGAAGCGCTGCGCTCCGGCCGTGGCCGGTGCGATCACGGCGATCGCGCGCCGGCTTCCCGCAGGAGTTGGCGGGACGGTCACCGGCTCAGCCGCCGATTCCGGTTCTGTGGCAGTACAGTTGGCGGCCTCGCCGCATGCGGAGGCCACGATCATCGCCGATACCTTGCGGCGCGCACACCTGATCGACGGAGTGCCGTGGTCACAGATGGCGGTCATCGTCCGGTCGGTGTCGCGGGTTGCTGCGACGTTGCCGCACGCGCTGGCCAGGGCCGGTGTCCCGGTGGCGATGCCGTCCATCGGCGGCTCGCTGCCCGAACAGCCCGCGGCGCGGGCTCTGCTGACTGTGCTGGCAGCGACGGCCGATGGCCTGGACGCCAGCCAGGCGATGACGCTGTTGACCGGACCAATTGGGCGGGTGGATCCGGTGTCGCTGCGCGCACTGCGGCGTGCGCTGCGCCGCGGCGGCTCGGAGTCAGACTTCGGTGACCTGCTGGTGACCGCGCTGACGAGCGACGAGCCGCTGCGGCTGTCGGCGGTGCAGGCGCGCCCGCTGCGCCGGGTGCGCTCGGTACTTGGTGCTGCCGCCCGCTGCCATCGGGCAGGCCAGGATCCGTGCTACACGCTGTGGGCGGCCTGGCACCGCTCCGGTCTGCAGCGTCGGTGGTTGACGGCAATTGAGCGCGGCGGCCCGGCCGGCGCTCAGGCGGCGCGGGACCTCGATGCAGTGACGGCGCTGTTTGACGTCACCGGCGAGTACGTCTCGCGAACTGCTGGAGCCTCGCTGCGCGGGCTCGTCGACCACGTCTGCGGTCTGCAGCTTCCCGCCGCCCGCCGCGAGCCGGGGGCACCGGCTGAGCAGGTCAGTGTGCTCAGCGCGCACGCTGCGCTGGGACACGAGTGGGACCTGGTCGTCATCGCCGGCCTGCAAGATGGCTTGTGGCCCAACACCATCCCACGCGGCGGAGTGCTGGCCACCCAGCGGCTGCTCGACGTTATCGACGGTATCGGGCAGGACGTCTCGATATGGGCTCCGCTGCTGGCCGACGAGCGCCGGTTGCTGGTGGCGGCGATGGGTCGCGCCCGTCGGCGGCTCGTCGTGACCGCCGTGGACGCCGAAGCAGGCGACGTCGCCGCGGCAGCCGACTCCGAACTACCGTCGCCGTTCTTCTTCGAAGTGGCCCAATGCGCCACGGATGATCTTGACCTCACGCCGGCGACGTCGCCGCGGCTGCTGTCGGCGTCGGCGGTGGTGGGCCGGCTGCGCGGCGTGGTGTGCGCGCCGGATGGTGCTGTCGACGAAGTCGAACGTGCTAGCGCCGCAAGGCAATTGGCGCGGCTGGCCAAAGCTGGTGTGCCGGGCGCGGACCCGGTCCAGTGGTATGGCCTCATTCCCGTCAGCACGGAGCAGCCGCTGTGCAGCGGCGACGATCACGTGGTCACGCTGACGCCGTCGAGCCTGCAGACGCTCGCCGACTGCCCGCTGCGCTGGTTGGCCGAGCGGCACGGCGGAACCGGCCCGCGCGATCTGGGCGCCACCATCGGGTCGCTGCTGCACGCGCTGATCGCCGAACCGGGCGGCAGCGACGCGCAGCTGCTGGCCGAGCTCGAACGGGCTTGGCAGCACCTGCCATTCGAGTCGCCGTGGTATTCGGCCAACGAGCTGACCCGCCACCGTGCGATGGTCGAGACGTTCCTGGCTTGGCGGGCGCAGAGCCGTCGGGAGCTGACTGAGGTCGGTGTCGAGGTGGACGTCGACGGCGTCATCGAGACAGAGGGCGGCGCTCGGGTCCGGCTGCGCGGACGTGTCGACCGGATCGAGCGCGACGCCGCCGGGCGGCTGGTGATCGTCGACGTCAAGACCGGCAAGACACCGGTCAGCAAGGACGATGCGCAACGGCACGCGCAGCTGGCGATGTATCAGCTGGCGAT
- a CDS encoding MerR family transcriptional regulator, with the protein MTEDALPRSARGVYGISVMSELSGIAPQTLRLYERRGLLTPSRTDGGVRRYSDDDLRRLERISELVAQGVNLAGIARILDLENRNSQLEFDNTQLQSDNAKLKAGRKRASGATAGKKGRRDHGGGREDPAG; encoded by the coding sequence TTGACCGAGGACGCGTTACCCCGTTCCGCGCGCGGGGTGTACGGCATTTCGGTGATGTCCGAACTGTCCGGGATTGCGCCCCAGACGTTGCGGCTCTACGAGCGTCGAGGACTGCTCACGCCGTCTCGTACCGACGGCGGCGTGCGCCGCTACAGCGACGACGACTTGCGGCGTCTGGAGCGGATTTCTGAATTGGTCGCTCAGGGGGTGAACCTCGCCGGCATCGCACGCATACTCGACTTGGAGAACAGGAACAGTCAGCTCGAGTTCGATAACACCCAGCTCCAATCCGACAATGCGAAACTCAAAGCCGGCCGAAAGCGCGCGTCAGGCGCCACCGCAGGAAAGAAGGGGAGGAGGGATCATGGCGGAGGTCGAGAAGATCCTGCCGGTTGA